A window of the Brachyhypopomus gauderio isolate BG-103 chromosome 14, BGAUD_0.2, whole genome shotgun sequence genome harbors these coding sequences:
- the LOC143475129 gene encoding SUN domain-containing ossification factor isoform X2: MMTRLKCLLLCVNVVVLWHWYALHHVHCSEQDSPAAQNNGTLHTADQHSEPQGPCTDEQTYWAPPATDAHGSQAHTNPPEEQHTLETALQERGEQVEGTTAEAELTPEAELEAELTPEAAVPEPDLDQAVTESSTPQERDAVSRATDPPLPPVVSGTAGQSSHASDTLSSGDTLSSGDTALSGLATCGVGDDSCTSASISPVSPTAACDGGEGPPYDTTLSSGLPLALENTSTPGAEKGTKGSLDRGRRGANVSSRLEEQDLHGTKESDPSIPSKDPEDIPTFDEWKKIMMEVENEKSQTHTSCNGGSSAVKKVQKTTNYASVECGAKILSSNSEAKSTSAILMDNMDMYMLNPCSNKIWFVIELCQPIQVKQLDIANFELFSSTPKDFLVSISDRYPTSKWAKLGTFHARDERTVQSFPLDEHLYAKYVKMFTKYIKVELLSHFGSEHFCPLSLVRVFGTSMMEEYELNSELSERPHFQEEDYDDPPRYTHSDDKASRNLIGSAKDAILNMVNNIASNVLGGNPDDSSGGNYSSTDLNETEASGPGETPSTPPQTLSTSSNPSTPSNPSTPSTPSTSSTPSTPSTPPQTPSTSTPSTSSVIMLGTLSVDQHNLNEITETPSIPEDRGGGLAVAAPTASVSETPSAGLPAAGSLVPESPDLEQIVTLLPKEEGEESEGSDQSEQPSGSVTREEERRVTAELDQQYSGVQEGVGCCELTPDPCSCAPSLREHLLQMCFPFPPLKRTTIEERPPSQTSTYLQETHTPVQMMVSSSNTRAQPTWTVEASSLPEASSTQVVVPPFPESERKSEAGHLDLAPSLTSTLMDPASALFSTHTQTKHLQDPSATELSDLQLPLPELSREEPREAKNTPVLTPHLESPSAPVLATKPNEADHEQKPQSVLQKSIAEKDTSRPDVVTGTMDQGPLTLPLTPTKQTSTQPSATTGTFTPTPVMEAVDRKAVGSDPEGEDLLEDTSLGGQSGQPSPTEFYAEMLTTTDTPVHGSSQKESVFMRLNNRIKALEVNMSLSGRYLEQLSQRYRKQMEEMQKAFNKTIIKLQNTSRMAEEQDQKQTESIQVLQDQLENITQLLLNLSVRVSQLQTEVSDRHSYLLLCFVLCLILGLVVCTNVCCMSAESPVAEPTVSLTKTYSSCSAERVSPGYEDVSPKRRASYPLTQSLQIPPTEGRHEAYIVDTQRNSTGTKKKKRCKMKSRGRPETITPTVLSVPNGGLPCNGRPPRGSDSKPTSSCGPGPPPFSLGDPPSEDGSEDSGSSQSDEPSFCGIAPCSRLCEGLPPPKSRSEPRAHKQHRSKSDGPAAQKLLQPVQCNGPPVGSGPSLHGFTRGNTEWTTARGADSNPSRLS, from the exons ATGATGACGAGGCTGAAgtgtttgttgttgtgtgtgaacGTCGTGGTGCTGTGGCACTG GTACGCTCTTCACCATGTTCACTGCTCAGAGCAGGACAGTCCCGCAGCACAGAACAACGGCACACTGCACACGGCTGACCAGCACAGTGAACCCCAGGGGCCCTGCACGGATGAGCAG ACCTACTGGGCTCCACCTGCCACAGACGCACACGGCTCACAGGCGCACACAAACCCACCTGAGGAGCAACACACACTGGAAACTGCActacaggagagaggagaacag GTGGAGGGCACCACAGCAGAGGCGGAGTTGACCCCAGAGGCGGAGTTAGAGGCGGAGTTGACCCCAGAGGCAGCTGTCCCTGAGCCTGACCTGGACCAGGCTGTTACAGAGTCTTCCACTCCCCAGGAGCGGGATGCCGTCTCTCGGGCCACGGACCCACCACTCCCCCCTGTTGTGTCTGGAACTGCTGGCCAGTCCTCTCATGCCTCTGACACCCTGTCCTCTGGGGACACCCTGTCCTCTGGGGACACTGCCTTATCTGGACTGGCCACCTGTGG TGTTGGTGATGACTCCTGCACCTCTGCCTCCATCAGCCCTGTTTCCCCCACGGCTGCCTGTGACGGAGGGGAGGGTCCCCCGTATGACACCACCCTCTCCAG TGGTCTTCCCTTGGCGTTGGAGAACACCAGCACCCCTGGGGCAGAGAAGGGCACGAAGGGGAGTTTAGACAGAGGGCGCCGTGGAGCCAATGTGTCCAGCAGGCTGGAAGAACAG GACCTTCATGGCACTAAGGAGTCAGATCCATCCATTCCCAGCAAAGACCCGGAAGACATTCCGACTTTTGATGAGTGGAAGAAGAtaatgatggaggtggagaatgAAAAAA GTCAAACTCACACCTCCTGTAATGGAGGTTCCAGTGCCGTCAAGAAAGTACAAAAAACTACAAACTACGCCTCTGTGGAATGTGGAGCAAAGATCCTGTCTTCTAACTCTGAAGCTAAG AGCACCTCAGCCATCCTAATGGACAACATGGATATGTACATGCTGAATCCCTGCAGCAATAAGATATG GTTTGTGATTGAGCTCTGTCAGCCCATCCAGGTGAAACAGCTGGACATTGCCAATTTCGAGCTCTTCTCCTCGACTCCCAAAGACTTCCTGGTCTCAATCAGTGACAG ATATCCCACCAGTAAGTGGGCGAAGCTGGGGACGTTCCACGCCCGTGACGAGCGCACTGTCCAGAGCTTCCCGCTGGACGAGCACCTGTACGCTAAATATGTCAAG ATGTTCACCAAGTACATTAAG GTGGAGCTGCTCTCACACTTTGGGTCAGAACACTTCTGTCCTCTAAGCCTCGTCAG GGTTTTTGGCACCAGCATGATGGAGGAGTATGAACTGAATTCGGAGCTGTCAGAGAGACCCCACTTCCAGGAGGAAGACTACG ACGACCCACCTAGATACACACATTCAGATGACAAAGCTTCAAGAAACCTGATTGGCTCAGCCAAAG ATGCTATTCTTAACATGGTGAACAACATTGCGTCCAATGTATTGGGTGGCAATCCAGATGATAGCAGTGGAG GCAATTATTCGTCCACAGATCTAAATGAGACAGAAGCATCAGGACCAGGAGAGACGCCCTCAACACCCCCTCAAACACTCTCAACCTCCTCAAACCCGTCAACACCCTCAAACCCgtcaacaccctcaacaccctcaacctcctcaacaccatcaacaccctcaacacccccTCAAACACCCTCAACCTCAACACCTTCAACCTCCTCCGTTATTAT GCTGGGGACGTTGAGTGTGGACCAGCATAATTTGAATGAAATCACAGAGACGCCTTCTATCCCAGAAGACAGAGGTGGAGGTCTGGCAGTAGCTGCTCCCACCGCCTCCGTCTCAGAAACTCCATCAGCAGGTCTGCCAGCTGCAGGGTCCCTTGTCCCAGAGTCCCCCGACCTGGAGCAGATCGTCACTCTGCTGCCcaaagaggagggggaggagtcagagggctctgaccaatcagaacagCCCTCTGGCTCCGTAACCCGGGAGGAGGAGCGGAGAGTGACGGCTGAACTGGATCAGCAGTACTCAGGAGTGCAGGAGGGTGTGGGCTGCTGTgagctgacccctgacccctgctcTTGCGCCCCTTCTCTTCGAGAGCACCTTCTACAGATGTGCTTCCCCTTCCCACCTCTCAAGAGGACAACGATAGAGGAGCGGCCACCATCTCAGACCAGCACGTATctgcaggagacacacacaccagttcagATGATGGTCTCCTCATCTAACACTCGGGCACAGCCCACCTGGACGGTGGAGGCATCTTCCCTTCCAGAAGCTTCCAGCACACAGGTGGTGGTTCCACCTTTCCctgagagtgagaggaagtCTGAAGCAGGACATCTGGATCTTGCTCCGAGTCTGACCTCAACCCTGATGGATCCTGCCTCCGCCctgttctccacacacacccagaccaaGCACCTCCAGGACCCCTCAGCCACTGAGCTTTCTGACCTGCAGCTCCCTCTGCCAGAGCTGAGCAGAGAGGAACCAAGAGAGGCCAAAAACACTCCTGTCCTTACCCCCCATTTAGAATCACCGTCCGCTCCAGTTTTAGCCACCAAACCCAATGAAGCAGATCATGAGCAGAAGCCTCAGTCTGTACTACAGAAATCCATTGCTGAAAAGGACACCTCAAGACCGGATGTGGTGACCGGCACTATGGACCAGGGACCTTTAACCCTCCCCCTGACCCCCACAAAACAGACCTCTACCCAACCATCAGCCACCACTGGGACGTTCACTCCTACGCCCGTGATGGAGGCCGTGGACAGGAAGGCTGTTGGATCTGATCCCGAAGGTGAAGATCTACTGGAGGACACGTCTCTCGGGGGACAATCGGGACAGCCGTCCCCCACGGAGTTCTACGCCGAAATGCTCACCACGACAGACACGCCAGTCCACGGCTCCAGCCAGAAAGAGTCCGTCTTCATGAGACTCAACAACCGGATCAAAGCGCTGGAGGTGAACATGTCCCTCAGCGGACGCTATCTGGAGCAGCTCAGTCAGAG GTATCgaaaacagatggaggagatgCAGAAGGCTTTCAACAAGACCATTATCAAACTCCAGAACACTTCAAGGATGGCAGAGGAGCAG GATCAGAAACAGACGGAGTCCATCCAGGTCCTGCAGGACCAGCTGGAGAACATCACGCAGCTTCTGCTGAACCTGTCTGTGAGAGTGAGCCAGCTACAGACGGAG gTCTCTGACAGACACAGCTACCTGCTGCTGTGCTTCGTCCTCTGTTTGATCCTCGGTCTGGTGGTCTGCACCAACGTGTGCTGCATGTCTGCTGAGAGCCCCGTAGCAGAGCCCACCGTGTCCCTGACAAAGACCTACAGCTCCTGCAGCGCTGAGCG CGTCTCCCCTGGTTATGAAGACGTGAGTCCAAAGAGGAGAGCGTCCTATCCACTTACACAATCACTGCAGATTCCCCCTACGGAAG GTCGCCACGAAGCTTACATCGTAGACACTCAAAGGAATTCAACGGGGACTAAAAAG AAGAAACGTTGCAAAATGAAGTCCAGAGGGAGGCCAGAGACGATAACTCCcactgtcctctctgtccccaaCGGGGGACTTCCCTGTAACGGCCGTCCTCCTCGTGGCTCGGACTCAAAACCAACATCGTCTTGTGGCCCGGGTCCCCCTCCCTTCTCCCTCGGGGACCCTCCGTCTGAGGATGGTTCTGAGGACTCTGGGTCCTCCCAGTCGGACGAGCCTTCATTCTGCGGTATCGCTCCGTGCAGCCGGCTGTGCGAAGGTCTCCCGCCCCCAAAGAGCCGATCAGAACCGAGAGCCCACAAGCAGCACCGCTCCAAGTCCGACGGTCCTGCTGCCCAGAAGCTGCTCCAGCCGGTACAGTGTAATGGCCCGCCGGTTGGGTCTGGACCCTCGCTGCACGGCTTTACCAGGGGAAACACGGAGTGGACCACCGCCCGGGGAGCAGACTCCAACCCCTCCAGACTGTCCTGA
- the LOC143475129 gene encoding SUN domain-containing ossification factor isoform X4, giving the protein MMTRLKCLLLCVNVVVLWHWYALHHVHCSEQDSPAAQNNGTLHTADQHSEPQGPCTDEQTYWAPPATDAHGSQAHTNPPEEQHTLETALQERGEQQVEGTTAEAELTPEAELEAELTPEAAVPEPDLDQAVTESSTPQERDAVSRATDPPLPPVVSGTAGQSSHASDTLSSGDTLSSGDTALSGLATCGVGDDSCTSASISPVSPTAACDGGEGPPYDTTLSSGLPLALENTSTPGAEKGTKGSLDRGRRGANVSSRLEEQDLHGTKESDPSIPSKDPEDIPTFDEWKKIMMEVENEKSQTHTSCNGGSSAVKKVQKTTNYASVECGAKILSSNSEAKSTSAILMDNMDMYMLNPCSNKIWFVIELCQPIQVKQLDIANFELFSSTPKDFLVSISDRYPTSKWAKLGTFHARDERTVQSFPLDEHLYAKYVKMFTKYIKVELLSHFGSEHFCPLSLVRVFGTSMMEEYELNSELSERPHFQEEDYDDPPRYTHSDDKASRNLIGSAKDAILNMVNNIASNVLGGNPDDSSGGNYSSTDLNETEASGPGETPSTPPQTLSTSSNPSTPSNPSTPSTPSTSSTPSTPSTPPQTPSTSTPSTSSVIMLGTLSVDQHNLNEITETPSIPEDRGGGLAVAAPTASVSETPSAGLPAAGSLVPESPDLEQIVTLLPKEEGEESEGSDQSEQPSGSVTREEERRVTAELDQQYSGVQEGVGCCELTPDPCSCAPSLREHLLQMCFPFPPLKRTTIEERPPSQTSTYLQETHTPVQMMVSSSNTRAQPTWTVEASSLPEASSTQVVVPPFPESERKSEAGHLDLAPSLTSTLMDPASALFSTHTQTKHLQDPSATELSDLQLPLPELSREEPREAKNTPVLTPHLESPSAPVLATKPNEADHEQKPQSVLQKSIAEKDTSRPDVVTGTMDQGPLTLPLTPTKQTSTQPSATTGTFTPTPVMEAVDRKAVGSDPEGEDLLEDTSLGGQSGQPSPTEFYAEMLTTTDTPVHGSSQKESVFMRLNNRIKALEVNMSLSGRYLEQLSQRYRKQMEEMQKAFNKTIIKLQNTSRMAEEQDQKQTESIQVLQDQLENITQLLLNLSVRVSQLQTEVSDRHSFNLEGREVCAVLCRSLTDSCNLER; this is encoded by the exons ATGATGACGAGGCTGAAgtgtttgttgttgtgtgtgaacGTCGTGGTGCTGTGGCACTG GTACGCTCTTCACCATGTTCACTGCTCAGAGCAGGACAGTCCCGCAGCACAGAACAACGGCACACTGCACACGGCTGACCAGCACAGTGAACCCCAGGGGCCCTGCACGGATGAGCAG ACCTACTGGGCTCCACCTGCCACAGACGCACACGGCTCACAGGCGCACACAAACCCACCTGAGGAGCAACACACACTGGAAACTGCActacaggagagaggagaacag CAGGTGGAGGGCACCACAGCAGAGGCGGAGTTGACCCCAGAGGCGGAGTTAGAGGCGGAGTTGACCCCAGAGGCAGCTGTCCCTGAGCCTGACCTGGACCAGGCTGTTACAGAGTCTTCCACTCCCCAGGAGCGGGATGCCGTCTCTCGGGCCACGGACCCACCACTCCCCCCTGTTGTGTCTGGAACTGCTGGCCAGTCCTCTCATGCCTCTGACACCCTGTCCTCTGGGGACACCCTGTCCTCTGGGGACACTGCCTTATCTGGACTGGCCACCTGTGG TGTTGGTGATGACTCCTGCACCTCTGCCTCCATCAGCCCTGTTTCCCCCACGGCTGCCTGTGACGGAGGGGAGGGTCCCCCGTATGACACCACCCTCTCCAG TGGTCTTCCCTTGGCGTTGGAGAACACCAGCACCCCTGGGGCAGAGAAGGGCACGAAGGGGAGTTTAGACAGAGGGCGCCGTGGAGCCAATGTGTCCAGCAGGCTGGAAGAACAG GACCTTCATGGCACTAAGGAGTCAGATCCATCCATTCCCAGCAAAGACCCGGAAGACATTCCGACTTTTGATGAGTGGAAGAAGAtaatgatggaggtggagaatgAAAAAA GTCAAACTCACACCTCCTGTAATGGAGGTTCCAGTGCCGTCAAGAAAGTACAAAAAACTACAAACTACGCCTCTGTGGAATGTGGAGCAAAGATCCTGTCTTCTAACTCTGAAGCTAAG AGCACCTCAGCCATCCTAATGGACAACATGGATATGTACATGCTGAATCCCTGCAGCAATAAGATATG GTTTGTGATTGAGCTCTGTCAGCCCATCCAGGTGAAACAGCTGGACATTGCCAATTTCGAGCTCTTCTCCTCGACTCCCAAAGACTTCCTGGTCTCAATCAGTGACAG ATATCCCACCAGTAAGTGGGCGAAGCTGGGGACGTTCCACGCCCGTGACGAGCGCACTGTCCAGAGCTTCCCGCTGGACGAGCACCTGTACGCTAAATATGTCAAG ATGTTCACCAAGTACATTAAG GTGGAGCTGCTCTCACACTTTGGGTCAGAACACTTCTGTCCTCTAAGCCTCGTCAG GGTTTTTGGCACCAGCATGATGGAGGAGTATGAACTGAATTCGGAGCTGTCAGAGAGACCCCACTTCCAGGAGGAAGACTACG ACGACCCACCTAGATACACACATTCAGATGACAAAGCTTCAAGAAACCTGATTGGCTCAGCCAAAG ATGCTATTCTTAACATGGTGAACAACATTGCGTCCAATGTATTGGGTGGCAATCCAGATGATAGCAGTGGAG GCAATTATTCGTCCACAGATCTAAATGAGACAGAAGCATCAGGACCAGGAGAGACGCCCTCAACACCCCCTCAAACACTCTCAACCTCCTCAAACCCGTCAACACCCTCAAACCCgtcaacaccctcaacaccctcaacctcctcaacaccatcaacaccctcaacacccccTCAAACACCCTCAACCTCAACACCTTCAACCTCCTCCGTTATTAT GCTGGGGACGTTGAGTGTGGACCAGCATAATTTGAATGAAATCACAGAGACGCCTTCTATCCCAGAAGACAGAGGTGGAGGTCTGGCAGTAGCTGCTCCCACCGCCTCCGTCTCAGAAACTCCATCAGCAGGTCTGCCAGCTGCAGGGTCCCTTGTCCCAGAGTCCCCCGACCTGGAGCAGATCGTCACTCTGCTGCCcaaagaggagggggaggagtcagagggctctgaccaatcagaacagCCCTCTGGCTCCGTAACCCGGGAGGAGGAGCGGAGAGTGACGGCTGAACTGGATCAGCAGTACTCAGGAGTGCAGGAGGGTGTGGGCTGCTGTgagctgacccctgacccctgctcTTGCGCCCCTTCTCTTCGAGAGCACCTTCTACAGATGTGCTTCCCCTTCCCACCTCTCAAGAGGACAACGATAGAGGAGCGGCCACCATCTCAGACCAGCACGTATctgcaggagacacacacaccagttcagATGATGGTCTCCTCATCTAACACTCGGGCACAGCCCACCTGGACGGTGGAGGCATCTTCCCTTCCAGAAGCTTCCAGCACACAGGTGGTGGTTCCACCTTTCCctgagagtgagaggaagtCTGAAGCAGGACATCTGGATCTTGCTCCGAGTCTGACCTCAACCCTGATGGATCCTGCCTCCGCCctgttctccacacacacccagaccaaGCACCTCCAGGACCCCTCAGCCACTGAGCTTTCTGACCTGCAGCTCCCTCTGCCAGAGCTGAGCAGAGAGGAACCAAGAGAGGCCAAAAACACTCCTGTCCTTACCCCCCATTTAGAATCACCGTCCGCTCCAGTTTTAGCCACCAAACCCAATGAAGCAGATCATGAGCAGAAGCCTCAGTCTGTACTACAGAAATCCATTGCTGAAAAGGACACCTCAAGACCGGATGTGGTGACCGGCACTATGGACCAGGGACCTTTAACCCTCCCCCTGACCCCCACAAAACAGACCTCTACCCAACCATCAGCCACCACTGGGACGTTCACTCCTACGCCCGTGATGGAGGCCGTGGACAGGAAGGCTGTTGGATCTGATCCCGAAGGTGAAGATCTACTGGAGGACACGTCTCTCGGGGGACAATCGGGACAGCCGTCCCCCACGGAGTTCTACGCCGAAATGCTCACCACGACAGACACGCCAGTCCACGGCTCCAGCCAGAAAGAGTCCGTCTTCATGAGACTCAACAACCGGATCAAAGCGCTGGAGGTGAACATGTCCCTCAGCGGACGCTATCTGGAGCAGCTCAGTCAGAG GTATCgaaaacagatggaggagatgCAGAAGGCTTTCAACAAGACCATTATCAAACTCCAGAACACTTCAAGGATGGCAGAGGAGCAG GATCAGAAACAGACGGAGTCCATCCAGGTCCTGCAGGACCAGCTGGAGAACATCACGCAGCTTCTGCTGAACCTGTCTGTGAGAGTGAGCCAGCTACAGACGGAG GTCTCTGACAGACACAGCTTTAAtttagaggggagagaggtctgtgctgtgttgtgcaggTCTTTGACAGACAGCTGTAATTTAGAGCGGTGA